CCCATCCGGGCCAGCTGGGTCGGCGTGATCAGCCGCGAGTTGCCACCGCCGAGATAGACCCGGTCCCAGAGGAAGACCGGCCGCAAGCCGTCGACCACGTTACGCACACGGCGGGACCAGAGCGCGTCACCCAGCCGGCGGCGCTCGTGCTCCCCGATGTACGTGTCGTAGGACATCCCCCAGCGCACCGGGGCCTGCGACATCTCCAGGTGCGGAGCCAGCTCGCCGCCGTCGAACAGCGCGCAGCCCAGCCCGGTCCCGAGGGTCAGCACCAGCTCGCAGCCGGTGCCGGCGACCACCCCGGCGCCGTGCACCTCGGCGTCGTTGAGCACCAGCGTGGGCAGCCCGAACGCCTCGGCCAGCGCGGTCCGGGCGTCGAACCCGCGCCACGCCTCGACCAGCTCCGGATCCACCCTGGTGCGCGGGCCGCTCCGGGTCACGTAGTGCGGGGTCGCCACCACCACGCCGTGCCGGATCATCCCCGGCATGCCGACGGTGACCCGGTCGGCGGTCGGCAACTGGGTGCCGAGATCGACCAGGGTCTTGACGAACAGATCGGGCGGCAATGGGTACGGCGTGGGGACCCGGATCGGGTGGGCCCGCATCGTGCCCGCGTCATCCAGCACGGATCCCTTGATCCCGCCGCCGCCACAGTCGATCGTCAGGGTGAAAGTCACGCCGCCAGTCTGCA
Above is a genomic segment from Actinoplanes ianthinogenes containing:
- a CDS encoding ROK family protein; its protein translation is MTFTLTIDCGGGGIKGSVLDDAGTMRAHPIRVPTPYPLPPDLFVKTLVDLGTQLPTADRVTVGMPGMIRHGVVVATPHYVTRSGPRTRVDPELVEAWRGFDARTALAEAFGLPTLVLNDAEVHGAGVVAGTGCELVLTLGTGLGCALFDGGELAPHLEMSQAPVRWGMSYDTYIGEHERRRLGDALWSRRVRNVVDGLRPVFLWDRVYLGGGNSRLITPTQLARMGDDVVVVPNTAGIVGGVRAWTLGQR